The window AAAAGTTTGGCCATGTCAATGTCAGGCATTGGTGCAATGACCAAATCAGTAGGCTCATCTAATTCAACTACATTCCAATCAACAGTTGCTGCAGTTTCAGTTTCAGTTCCAGTCACCTGTCCCTCTTCGGCTATTACTGTAAGTTCAGTACACATGGGAATCAATGGCCTCTGTGTAGCCCAATCATCATCTACCATCTGCGCAGCCAATTGTGATGGCACATATCCAACCTTCGAAAAAATGTTCAGATCAACGAGCTCAGCAAAAAAAATTAGCCCGTTTGCTTGTCCAGCCGTTTTGCCGATCGATTTCTTCAACAATCTGTTCACCATCTTCTATTCTCACATACTCTCCTTTCCAATCATCAAACCGCAACAGTGATACTTCTTGCTCTGGACCCCAAACTATATTCTCCCCAATTTTTTCCACCATTTCTTCACTGCCGTCTCTCCCATGTTCTGTAGAACTTGTGGATCAATCTCTGTAAACTCAACCTCCCATTTAACAATTGTGTCTCTCTCAATGTTCTGTATGCTACCATCAACTAATTTTGCCTTTGATGGAAAGAAATTGACTATCAATTCGAAGGTCCGAGCGGCAGCATCCCCTCTGTCAGTGGCGGATAGTGTGAGCCCGTGAGAAAGAGCAGACGAGGCTACCCCCTAATTGCATGCAAAATTGGGGCATCGGAGAGAGGCGCATTACCTATTCGAAGTTGAATCTGGCGGCTCCATCTCAGTATGCCCACGGATTCCCCTCACAACCTATCGATTCCGCAAGTGAAAACAGAGGAAACGAGCTGAGATCTACGGGCCCGAGAGAGGAACGGGAGGGCGACTAGGGTTTGAATTCACTCACCATTTTCTTGTGATGAAGGCTCCGCTGCCGTTGAGAACGAgggctccgccgccgccaccgagaaCGCAAGATCCGCCGCCACCGGAGAAGAAGGGGGGCAGAGTGGCGGGCCCAGCACGGTCGGGCGGCAGGGCACGGTCAGCTGTTTTGAGGAACAATTAAGTTGGACCCACATGTCCTAACATAAACGGGCGGGCTTGGTTGACGACCAATTTAACCACATTTAACACCCCATGTGGCCCTGGGCTATTTACACGCTCAAATGTGTCGCACCACAGCCATTCGCTCGAACAACGTCGCACTCTTGCCAATTCACCTCAAAAACGTCGCACAGGAGCTATTGGCCCGGCGACCAAGGAGCCGAGCGACCGGTCGACGGTCGACGAGAGGACGAAGTCGCGAAGACGAACTGATGAGCGACGAAGGCACACGACGAGATCTTTGATTTGTTTGAGAAGCAAAACGAGCGGCCGTGGCGCCGTGCCTTGCGTCTGGCTGGCGTGATGCTTCGCCATCGCTAGCTAGCTATCTGCAGGGCCGGCCCATCTTGTTTCTTTTCTCATGTATAATTTTTTTCATACCTATTTCTTGCTGGGCTATACTAATATGTATCCTACATCATGGGCCCCCTCCCGGCCCTCCCGCCCTACCCGAGGGACGGCCCTGACACGGCCCTAGGCTGCACGAACAAGGACCCGACAAATCAGGCTGGACCCAGTCGACCCGTCATGCCCACATactgttcgacgaaatgccaatgagagggagagagggagggagcgtACGAAGTGGGAGGTGATGAGGGCGGGGAAGAGGGAGGCGATGAGCATGCCGTGCACCACGCGGTCGCGCTGGAACCCGCCCACCCCGCGCGCGAAAGCGTCGTCCAGGTGGACGGGGTTGCGGTCGCTGCTCACCCCCGCGTACGCCGCCACGTCATTCTCTGTGAACCGCCGCCGGCGCGAACGCAGCGTGTCgcccgccttcagagccgccacTGAGTTGGCGCTGGCAGCCGTCACCGCCGTGCAGACGAGAAGACTGCCTCCCACTCAGGCACAGAATCTCACAGACAAAGCTCCAAGGTAGTGGGCAGCACGGTAGGCGAAAAAGGTGCGAGCCCCATACTCTGGGACACCACAAAGTGGGCAAAGGTCATTGCGAGGCCCATGCCGCTTGACCACAACCGAGAAAAGTAACATGTACAACTTTGGCGTAGTGTTGTTGGAAGTTATAACGGGGCAACCGCCCATCCTGCAATCCTCAGAACCAACCAATAGTATCCAATGGGTCGGTGACATCTTTCATGGGGCAATATCAAAGATGTGGTGGACATGCGCATACAAGGTGACTATGACATCAATAGTGTCTGTATGGGCGTTGATGTCACGCTGAAATGCACCGCGCAAGCTCTAACTCAGCAACCCATGGTGATCGAGATGGTAGCACAACTACATGTTTGTCTAGAGCTAGAGGAACAACATCTCATTTAAGATGGAGCGCGGTGTTGCGGAGGTATGTCGCATGAGGAAGACTTTGTTGTTCAATTGATGACAATAGAGGGTAGGCTCAAAACATCAAGTTCCTAAGCGTAATATGCAAATGCATTGCAATTTTTGCATGTAAAGCACCTCAATCTAATTGCTAAGTGGTATGTTTACCtgaaataggatttttggagggtAGGCTTAAGCCTATTGAAGCCCTCCTAGTAGTAGAATCGACACTGGATCTATGTATATGGAGTACTCTCTATTCAAGATCTTAAATGATCTTGCTTGACGTATAGAGTAGATTTATATATAAGTATATGGTCAACCACTTTACTAGTAAAACAACTACTCCCGCTGTAAAGAAATATATGAGCGCTTAGATcattaaagtagtgatctaaatgctcttatatttgtttacagagggagtacaattttgTTTTTATTTCTAAAGaagactttcaacctttttccaAGAACATCAATGATTTTCTGCGCTCAAAGCAATCAGTAGTTAAAATTGTGGCTCTCATTCACAAATTGTGCCATACTTGCTAGAATACTTAGGTCACGGGCAGTTGAACGTGTTTGAGAACTTTGGACTAAGTTTTAGCTAATGATAACAACATGAAATAAAACATGTCCGATGGAGAGGTGCCAAAATGAAATAGAAAATCTTTTAGTGTCAACGAAGAACAAGTATGGGATTAATATTGAAAAACCCCTAGTGAATAATATATGAAATGTTTGTCATGCGCCAAGAGTGCGGGACTGATGATCATGTTGGGCCATCCCAACAGATAATGTGACCATGTCAATGCCATGATGCCTAGCCTTACATCATCGGTAAATCACGGATGCCACTGCTATCTTTCATCGTGTAGAAGGTAGTGTTAGCATTGTGTCTAGTGTTGTTTTCACCCTCTAACTCGAGGCAATATTGCAGTTGGGAAGCCACATTAGTCATTGTAGGCCGTTGCACGGGGTCATGCTCGGTGCACTTGAGCGCAAGATCCACGACCTTCCACATGTTGTTCACATTGTAGTCACCTTGCATGCGGGCATCCACCACTTCCTCGATGTTGCCCCCCGAAAGGTGCAGACGTGCCCATTGGACGATATGGATGGCCTCTGTAGATTGAAGGATGGTGGGTTGACCTGTAATTACCTCCAGTAGCACGACCCCAAAGCTATATACATCACTTTTTTCGTTCAATTGTAGGGCCCTTGCATACCTGCGTATGTACATAGAACATGTATGAGATGCATTTGCATTTACAGTTGATCTGAGTCCGTCACATGAAGATATACTAATCAAAATGATCGGCAAGGAGGCAACCAAAAGATTGTAATTAGTTAGGTATCAGTTTTTACTCAGGGGCGAGGTAGCCTCGTGTTCCAATCACCCGGGCCGTGGATATATGTGTATCATCCTCATGATTGAAAGCCTTCATCAAGCCAAAGTCGGCAACTTTGGCCTCAAGATTTTTATTTAGTAGGATGTTTGATGTCTTGACGTCACGATGCACGAAGGGCGGGCTGCACGACTTGTGCAAATACTCAAGCCCTACACGCACATCATATTTGACAGTAACGATATATCAGTCACACATCAACATGCATATGTAAAGATTTAGCAAAGCATAGAGATCAAAAATAACAAAGGGCACACCATATTCCAGATTAGAGGAAGTATACAATATTCTAGATCGGAATAAGTATACCTTGTGCGGATTGTAGTGCAATGCAAAGCCTTTGTCTCCAGGTTAAGGGTACATCGTTGTGGTCTCTCCCTGCATAAGTTTGTCTGGTGTTAGTTCTGTGGAACTTGAGACATAGAGTCCATATGCTCTTCTTACATACGGACTAGCACACCTCTGAGTTTGTCTTCAAGATTTCCTTCAGACATATGCTCGTAGACAAGAGCCAAATACATCCCATCCTTGCAATAACCAACTAATGATACAAGATTCTTGTGATGAATCTTCGTTAATGTCTGAGCCTGACCAAGAATAGGAAGAAAAGTGTCATAGTTTCCAAAATTGGCTGATTAAATTTACTTAACTAATATGTCTAGTTGATAGTACTTTACCTCTGTCAAGAACTCTCTTACATCTTGATTGGAGGATTGAGACCGCAACTTCACTGCCACTTGAGTGCCATCCTGCAAGAAGCCATCATAAACAGTTCCAAACCCTCCTTGGCCGAGTACTATCTTGAAGTTGTCTGTTATGGTCTGCAGCTCCTTGTACGTGAATCGGTGGTTGTCCAGGTGTTGATGGTCTTGTCCTTTGCTCCTCCTTGTTGCTCCTTTGAAATTCAAGAAGTGAACCATTATTACTCACTATTTCTTGCACTGATGCAGTAACGCAGAACTATCGATGTAGTGTTATTGACGTGTTTCACCTTTCTTTTTCCTCACTATGAGAATCAGAAGTACTACAAGTGCTCCAATCACAGCAACCGCTACTATCGGAACAACAATATAGACGGCATGCTTATAATTCTTTTTGGTTTTGGTATGCTGGCAAGAGCTGTTTCTGTTGCAAAGGTTTGGGTTTTTGTTGTATCTATCAAAAAGAAGATACCATTAGCAATTTTGACCAGGCAAATATCAACGCAACTATTGGAGAACTAAATGGCGGTGGAGATACATGTACGATATGATGGATTAACCTTAGAGTTAGGGTGCCATCTTGACTTCTCTTTAGAAGCCCAGAGGGGATGGATCCATTAAGTTGGTTACCTGTCAAATCTCTGGATGGACCAAATAGTGTTTGCGTGAAACATTGGCACCAAAATAGATATTAGTTAAAAGACAACATATAATTTAATGTTGCTTACAAGAAGACGAGAGATGGTAGTTGTGCAAGAACATTAGGAATTGATCCTGTCAATTTGTTGTATGACAAATCCCTGAAAAAAGGTGGCAAAACATACAAATATGTGAACTTCTTCTTTAAGAAAATTCATTGTGAAAATGGATTAAGATTTCCTACTTACAAAGACTGGATATCTTTGAGATCACTGAAGTGAGATGATATATCACCGCTCAAACCATTAGATGACATATTTCTGTAGTTAAGAACACACAATGGTTCAGATGATGCAGAGTCATTCCTGATTTCTTGTGAGTGGCCACGAATTAAATTCAAACTTACATGCTTGTGATTCTTGGACGCCCAGAGATAGCATAGCTGCAGGTCAACCCATCCCATTTAAAAGTCTTTGGAGCGCAGGGATCACCCATCCAATTCCTCTTCACCCTATACTTTGTCTTGATGCCATCAATAGCAAAAACTTTATTACCCAAGGTATCAAACAAGACAAAATGTAGAAGTCAGAGATCACACAAGCATGTCTATCTGTATCGAGGAAAGTCTAGTGAGCAATCGACATCGATCTCATGTATAAAACTAATGGCTGTGTGCATCACTCGATGCAGAGGCCTGTGTTGAAAAAAAAAAGTGATATTTACCGTCCTGAATGTCTGTGCCAACGTTGGCTGTAGAGATGACCGAGAAATACTCGAAGGCGTTGATGATCGGTGGCAGTGTCGAGTTGGCCGTGGCAGTCATGCTGAAGTTGTACCGGCTTAAGCACTTGTGAGGTTCGACGTTCGCAAAACCGTGGGTGACAAGGTACTCAGGCATGTGCGGGAGATCAGTCGGCCCGTCGTCGACGATGATGTTGAACTGGCGCACGTCGTTGCCGGCTAGGATCTGCAGCTCGGACGTATACAGGATGGCAATGCATCTACAACGGGTATTAGATGCTCTCATTAGCTTACTGTGTAACTGTTGTATGAGAAGTATATACTGGAAAAGTTCGTTAGTCTCCAACTCCAAGTACAAAGGATGCGTAGTGTACCCGGGCGTTGGGTGGACGTGGTCCAGCTCCGTCTCCCACGACACCTCGACGGTCTTGGACTTGGAGCCGTTGAGCGCCGTGACAGCAGTCTGCATCACGGCGGACGGCACATGGAGGCGGAGGTTGCCGACACTCTCTTGGACCTTCTCCTTTGTTGAGATGTCCAACCACAAATTCGGGTTGCTCTGCGGCATCCAGGTCCGGTCGTATGGATCGTCCGGGTACCTGATCAACCACAGCACACGTTAAGACCAAAAGAAACAATCAGTCGTTGCTCGACCGGCCCGATCAGCACCTACTCTACAAATTAGCACTGTTCCAGCTAGTGTTGAGTCACCTGATTGGGTAGGTGCCCGCGCCGCCCATGTTGCGTCTGTCGACGAGGCCAAGCCCCTGCGTCGCGTTCACCTGCTGATACAATGTGTTCTCCAAGGGCCTCAGGGACAGCGAGGAGATAAACGGCGTCCCGGAGCCGATGTTCACCAGGCAAACCTGCACCGACTCGTCCGGGATCACGGCCATGACCTCGGCCAGCACCGTCCACTCGGCCCGGGTGATGTTCACCGTTCGCCACAAGTTGACGCCGAGGTAGAGATCAAAGATGGGGAGCTTGTTGAGCCCATCGTAGTTGCTGTACCTGAAGAAGGCCCGGATCAGGTACTTGGACCCCGGCACGAGGGACGGCAGGGTGTAGCAGCCACGAGCCGTGTCCGGGAAGCCGCGCACGGTGTGGTAGGTCTTGGCCAGCTGGGGCTGTGGCTTCATGTACTCGGCCGAGATGTTGTAGTTGTAGCCGGCGTCTGTGAAGCCGGCGTCCGACGAGACAGGTATCTTGGTGATGGGGTCCGTGTAGCTGCCTTGCTCCTGGCCGCAGTCTATGGTGATGAAACCTGTGTTGCTCAATGCGAGCACGAATGTGAACTTGACAAAAACAACCAACACACAGTACGTACGTACTACTCTACTCTGCATCATAGTATTTTTACGAGATACAAATTAGGTAAGTATCCATAGTGTTAACAATTATAAAGCTCACCTTCGAGACTGGGCGCTCGCTGGCCGTGAACTTGAAGCACGCCGACGGCGGCAGCGGTGAGGCTGAGCAGGAGTGTCAGCGACGATTGGGTGGCCATTGATGGCTGGCTCATTCTACTACGCGCGCACATGCTGGACAAGATATCTCGTGGGCTTACAGAAGTACTCCGTATTTGTAGCTAGCGTTAACGTAGGTTCACACACTTGCCAGTAGTATAGTAGAGACACCACACTTGGCCACCGAGCCTGCAAAAGTATCTTGTTGTTGGGCGACATTTAAGAGTGCAGTTGACTTGACTGAGAGTTAGTTTGTCAACTATCTCGCTGTTTGCAAGCTACCAATAGTGCGGACTTAGGGCATCCAGATCCAGCAGTTATTTCCGTGTTGCGATGTAACTGATAATTTAATATGTTTTGTGCCAAGAGTTGAGTTTGTTCCTAGAAATTAGATGAATGAAGATATATAAATTTGAATTGTCCgtggacaagaagaagaagaagctctgGCGAAGGACGAGAAAAAGAAGAACTACCGTAATTCATCATATCGAGCTAGCTCTTATCCTGTGGTTGTCAAAGTAAGAAAGAAGATAGAAGGGATAAAGCTAATAGTTTACATGTGCAAGAGAAAAACAGCAGCACACGGTCTGTAGCAATATCAAGGCCACGCTTAGTATGTAATTAGGTTTAGCAATTCAGATTGTTAATAGCCTAACATCACAAAAATGGGAAATATAATTACTCAAATAATATCACATAACACGGAGATCCCCACAAGGAATCATTGGCCATAGAGATTTCTCACAAGGAGTCAAACACAAATTACCTGTTGCAATTGGCACAAGACCAACAAGTCTAGCTTATCGAGCAGCTGGACCATTGTTGGCACCCTCCCAAAATTATGCTCCATCTCAAATGCGGTGCTGCTCTGGCTCACATTTGTAGGCTAGTTAGTAGGGTAAGCATCATATCTCAAGTCTGGTCATTGCTATAATTGCTGTGTAGAAGCTGGTGTTGGCGTCGCCACCGACGTGGTCCTCCTCTCGTTTGAGGCACTCATGCAGCTGCAACACAACACCAGTCATGCTGGGACGCCGTGGAGAAGCCTGTGCAGTGCACTTGAGCGCAATATCAGCGGCTTTCCACACACTATTGATGTCGTGGTCACCGTGCATGCGCACATCCACCACGCCTTCGATGTTGCCCTTTGCTAGCCTTTTTTTGCACCCAGTCGATGATGCCGATGCTCTGCAGGTTGTGCAGGCTTGGTGGCTTCCCCGTGAGAACACCAGCAGCACGACACCGAAGCTATACACATCTTCGTCATTGGCCGTCCTGTTGTCTGGTACCTGTGCAAATGTTTTGGTTCCACCAAATACTCAGCATGGTATATTATaggaagattttgaagaagggaagaaGGAATTAACATACTCTGGATCCATGTATCCTCTTGTACCGACAATAACATTC is drawn from Aegilops tauschii subsp. strangulata cultivar AL8/78 chromosome 1, Aet v6.0, whole genome shotgun sequence and contains these coding sequences:
- the LOC109749333 gene encoding 3-hydroxyacyl-[acyl-carrier-protein] dehydratase, mitochondrial-like yields the protein MGLAMTFAHFVVSQSSLLVCTAVTAASANSVAALKAGDTLRSRRRRFTENDVAAYAGVSSDRNPVHLDDAFARGVGGFQRDRVVHGMLIASLFPALITSHFPRAVGICQSLKFAAPVYIGDEVVAQVQALHIKAAGARHIVKFATKCFTADEETLAIDGEAMASLPTLQLSTEAID
- the LOC109749353 gene encoding putative leucine-rich repeat receptor-like serine/threonine-protein kinase At2g19230 — translated: MCARSRMSQPSMATQSSLTLLLSLTAAAVGVLQVHGQRAPSLEGFITIDCGQEQGSYTDPITKIPVSSDAGFTDAGYNYNISAEYMKPQPQLAKTYHTVRGFPDTARGCYTLPSLVPGSKYLIRAFFRYSNYDGLNKLPIFDLYLGVNLWRTVNITRAEWTVLAEVMAVIPDESVQVCLVNIGSGTPFISSLSLRPLENTLYQQVNATQGLGLVDRRNMGGAGTYPIRYPDDPYDRTWMPQSNPNLWLDISTKEKVQESVGNLRLHVPSAVMQTAVTALNGSKSKTVEVSWETELDHVHPTPGCIAILYTSELQILAGNDVRQFNIIVDDGPTDLPHMPEYLVTHGFANVEPHKCLSRYNFSMTATANSTLPPIINAFEYFSVISTANVGTDIQDVFAIDGIKTKYRVKRNWMGDPCAPKTFKWDGLTCSYAISGRPRITSINMSSNGLSGDISSHFSDLKDIQSLDLSYNKLTGSIPNVLAQLPSLVFLDLTGNQLNGSIPSGLLKRSQDGTLTLRYNKNPNLCNRNSSCQHTKTKKNYKHAVYIVVPIVAVAVIGALVVLLILIVRKKKGATRRSKGQDHQHLDNHRFTYKELQTITDNFKIVLGQGGFGTVYDGFLQDGTQVAVKLRSQSSNQDVREFLTEAQTLTKIHHKNLVSLVGYCKDGMYLALVYEHMSEGNLEDKLRGRDHNDVPLTWRQRLCIALQSAQGLEYLHKSCSPPFVHRDVKTSNILLNKNLEAKVADFGLMKAFNHEDDTHISTARVIGTRGYLAPEYARALQLNEKSDVYSFGVVLLEVITGQPTILQSTEAIHIVQWARLHLSGGNIEEVVDARMQGDYNVNNMWKVVDLALKCTEHDPVQRPTMTNVASQLQYCLELEGENNTRHNANTTFYTMKDSSGIRDLPMM